A window of the Fusarium poae strain DAOMC 252244 chromosome 3, whole genome shotgun sequence genome harbors these coding sequences:
- a CDS encoding hypothetical protein (TransMembrane:6 (i269-288o317-338i359-384o404-422i434-455o475-495i)), whose translation MSSSILNNRSARSTPAGANPAFSPPAEASSASTQDRVSYIRENSPEAESIPSNPAITPIITHGDGLASPSGRNSETDTVVPLQPAVSQDAMRSRPGSRTGNFVTPKATRFSQDGAEPIQYSSGSVKSARRRTREREDYDFDQAADYAPMSEYERYYRNEGRNDRDRYTRRGPYPPPTYMNRRRAPPLDSDEEFYSSDDPRLPPNDRRRMMDEEAGYPGRPYAFRRTSTLNGFNITTGKLQWNELSRQEKSEIMRLPLTQWMNSNFKNHFVAGVGEFIGTTMFLFFAFAGTEVANIQADTNNRTTTGESTGSLNVSKLLYISIIFGFSLMVNVWVFFRISGGLFNPAVTMAMLMVKAISITRAIVLFLAQILGSMLASVVVRYLFPETFNVRTTLGGGASLVQGVFIEALLTAELVFTIFMLAKEKHRATFIAPVGIGLALFIAEMVGVQFTGGSLNPARSFGPCVITGSFDTEHWIYWVGPGIGSLIAVCFYWFIKTLEYEMANPGADGDDLNDPTKNPEKRAEIQASKPVPSAAFGSGKTASILS comes from the coding sequence ATGTCCTCATCCATACTCAATAATCGCTCGGCTCGCAGTACGCCTGCCGGAGCCAACCCTGCTTTTAGCCCTCCCGCCGAAGCCTCCAGCGCTTCGACCCAAGATAGGGTCTCATACATCCGGGAGAACTCTCCAGAGGCTGAGAGCATACCTTCCAACCCAGCCATTACACCCATCATCACTCATGGGGATGGCCTGGCCTCGCCCAGCGGCCGGAACTCTGAGACTGACACCGTTGTGCCTCTTCAACCTGCCGTCAGCCAAGATGCCATGCGATCTCGTCCCGGTTCTCGCACCGGCAACTTTGTCACTCCCAAGGCCACTCGCTTCTCCCAGGACGGTGCAGAGCCAATCCAATATTCTAGCGGCTCAGTAAAGTCTGCTCGACGACGCACACGTGAGCGTGAAGATTACGACTTTGATCAAGCTGCCGACTACGCTCCTATGAGCGAATACGAACGCTACTACCGCAATGAAGGTCGCAACGACCGGGATCGGTACACTCGAAGGGGCCCTTACCCACCTCCTACATACATGAACCGCCGTCGAGCACCCCCTCTTGACTCAGATGAGGAGTTTTACAGCAGTGACGACCCTCGACTACCTCCCAACGATAGACGTAGGATGATGGATGAAGAGGCAGGCTACCCTGGTCGACCTTACGCTTTCCGACGCACCTCTACTCTCAACGGCTTCAACATCACCACTGGCAAGCTCCAATGGAACGAGTTGAGTCGACAGGAGAAGTCTGAAATCATGCGCCTCCCGTTGACACAATGGATGAACTCAAATTTCAAGAACCACTTCGTCGCTGGTGTGGGAGAGTTTATCGGCACCACCATGTTCCTTttctttgcctttgctgGCACTGAGGTTGCCAATATTCAGGCTGATACCAACAACAGGACTACCACGGGTGAATCTACTGGTAGTCTCAACGTTTCTAAACTCCTCTACATCTCTATCATCTTTGGTTTCTCTCTCATGGTTAACGTCTGGGTCTTCTTCCGCATCAGTGGTGGTCTATTCAACCCTGCTGTCACCATGGCCATGTTGATGGTCAAGGCCATCAGCATCACAAGAGCCATCGTTCTATTCCTCGCTCAAATCCTGGGATCTATGCTTGCCTCTGTTGTTGTTCGCTACCTCTTCCCTGAAACATTCAATGTTCGAACCACTCTCGGTGGCGGTGCATCTTTAGTCCAGGGTGTCTTCATCGAGGCTCTCCTTACTGCTGAACTGGTCTTTACTATCTTCATGCTTGCTAAAGAGAAGCACCGAGCTACTTTCATTGCCCCCGTGGGTATTGGTCTGGCTCTTTTCATAGCTGAAATGGTTGGTGTCCAGTTCACTGGAGGTTCTCTTAACCCAGCCCGCAGCTTTGGTCCTTGTGTCATCACCGGTAGCTTCGACACGGAGCACTGGATCTACTGGGTTGGACCCGGTATTGGTTCTTTGATCGCCGTTTGCTTCTACTGGTTCATCAAGACCCTGGAGTACGAGATGGCCAACCCTGGCGCCGATGGTGACGATCTCAACGACCCTACCAAGAACCCTGAAAAGCGAGCAGAGATCCAAGCTTCCAAGCCAGTGCCCTCAGCCGCCTTTGGCTCTGGCAAGACGGCTTCCATTCTAAGTTAA
- a CDS encoding hypothetical protein (BUSCO:41401at5125) — MPPQRDFYSVFNHPYIPYVRKGRMDRAPLGELPFKKKNGKLLRKRVRIFRPIPSHEYEDIENDDAALQAAQENVITVEEMMAERVRLDVDNLIATLVEGRQLSMPPVDYDGSSSEPEPDDSILQGRARPMPALAQAAAIAAQVDDSFNGNITAEEEDAEVDQQTVSAEEYEDDNSETEEEDEDGDDGDEDQAQEIAPLFDPATAGLKEISNLARFTVSSHKPGNGVEELKSDDLKQFWQSDGPQPHKLTMYFTKRVGIRDIRFYVDYNEDESYTPTKVVFKAGTSENNLIEFATMTMENPVGWQQVPIAGAGGDPDGNTLVAWVVQMQILENHQNGKDTHLRGIKIYSFDNDSALGPGREGNPVDDVVGLMDNATGRADAGAIRNQQRNFGAAHFEPGEGGLSIPSFMREAEIR, encoded by the exons ATGCCTCCCCAACGGGATTTTTATTCTGTCTTCAATCATCCTTATATACCTTATGTTCGCAAAGGCCGCATGGACCGAGCCCCTCTCGGCGAACTGCCttttaagaaaaagaacgGAAAATTGCTTCGCAAGCGCGTGCGAATCTTCCGACCGATCCCTTCCCACGAATACGAAGACATAGAGAACGACGATGCCGCTCTTCAAGCTGCGCAGGAGAACGTCATAACCGTtgaagagatgatggccgAGCGAGTCCGACTCGATGTTGACAACCTCATAGCAACACTTGTCGAAGGTCGGCAACTCAGCATGCCTCCCGTCGATTACGACGGCTCCAGCTCCGAGCCAGAACCTGATGACAGCATCCTCCAAGGCCGTGCCCGCCCAATGCCCGCACTAGCGCAAGCAGCTGCCATAGCCGCTCAAGTTGATGATTCTTTTAACGGTAACATTACtgccgaggaggaagatgcgGAAGTCGATCAACAGACTGTTTCCGCGGAGGAGTATGAAGACGATAATTCGGAaaccgaagaggaagacgagGATGGTGACGATGGTGACGAAGACCAAGCCCAAGAAATTGCTCCCCTTTTTGATCCCGCTACTGCCGGTCTTAAGGAAATCTCCAACCTCGCTCGCTTTACCGTCAGCAGCCACAAGCCTGGTAATGGAGTCGAAGAGCTCAAGAGCGACGACCTAAAGCAGTTCTGGCA GTCCGACGGCCCTCAGCCTCACAAGCTTACCATGTACTTTACCAAACGTGTTGGCATCCGCGACATTCGATTTTATGTCGACTACAATGAGGATGAATCCTACACACCGACAAAGGTTGTTTTCAAGGCCGGTACCAGCGAGAACAACCTCATCGAGTTCGCTACCATGACCATGGAGAACCCTGTAGGCTGGCAACAAGTCCCCATTGCTGGCGCCGGCGGTGATCCTGACGGCAACACTCTCGTCGCCTGGGTTGTGCAGATGCAGATCCTTGAGAACCACCAAAATGGCAAAGACACCCATCTGCGTGGAATTAAAATTTACTCTTTCGACAATGACTCTGCCCTTGGCCCAGGCCGTGAGGGAAACCCTGTCGACGATGTCGTTGGATTGATGGACAATGCCACTGGCAGAGCCGATGCTGGTGCCATTCGTAACCAACAGAGAAACTTTGGTGCTGCCCATTTTGAGCCTGGCGAGGGAGGTCTTTCTATTCCCAGCTTCATGCGCGAGGCCGAGATTCGATAA
- a CDS encoding hypothetical protein (TransMembrane:1 (o86-107i)), which produces MILRHSGRLVRRLNDHVSSLNLARSAGLQVRHWSPSRNLDVSNGKLRFSTQSNKKRDDTRRYDAEDQKSHRSSSEPSLLAKMGESAATTFASILVLGLGFAAAGYIYHKSYKWLVIKKMTHAFEPGDPVLDLAAIGKDVPHKPGGSNEHWIFRPEQERVDAIVMGSVAGHYHLLIGEKGCGKSSMLIDAMRKNEGDGVAMFEAHADLEIFRLRLGKALDYEYHEDYIGGYFSERGPRETTALLDIERALNKLEKVAMTKRKERGKPLVVIVNQMHLLRHNDDGRDLIELLQQKAEQWAAANIVTMVFNSDDYWVYERLKQLATRMEVLPVTDLPKQQAISALRRYRQKYWKEAIDHDILEEVYERVGGRLSFLNRVAKSKNMLATCEIIKEIEKKWFLNQCWILGKEMDDDVMDQQKWAAAAMSLAKALIDKEDDMANHETYDPIEGHKLPTYKFHIAQQIMTRCDFIRDLDSLNLFSITSQADVRASSVPMHRAFREICSEPGFDKHLELTIERIAAIESLGRTRELVTKDLVLGGQYEIEQTRKGITMKLKEGEEEQPEQWFPGNEGPPCKD; this is translated from the exons ACGATACTCGTAGGTATGATGCTGAGGACCAAAAGAGTCACAGGTCTTCATCAGAGCCTTCACTTCTTGCTAAAATGGGAGAATCTGCCGCCACAACCTTTGCTTCCATACTAGTTTTGGGCTTAGGCTTTGCTGCTGCAGGTTATATCTACCACAAGTCTTATAAATGGCTCGTGATTAAGAAAATGACACATGCTTTTGAGCCAGGTGATCCTGTGCTCGATTTGGCTGCAATTGGAAAGGATGTTCCTCACAAACCTGGTGGTAGCAACGAACACTGGATATTCCGCCCTGAGCAGGAACGAGTCGATGCCATTGTCATGGGAAGCGTCGCAGGACACTACCACCTTTTGATAGGCGAGAAAGGGTGTGGGAAAAGCAGTATGCTTATCGATGCTATGCGCAAAAACGAGGGCGACGGCGTTGCCATGTTTGAGGCGCATGCGGACCTCGAGATCTTTCGCTTACGTCTTGGCAAAGCTCTTGACTACGAGTACCACGAGGACTACATCGGTGGGTATTTTAGCGAGAGAGGTCCTCGCGAAACCACAGCTCTTCTGGATATCGAACGTGCTCTGAACAAGTTGGAAAAAGTGGCCATGACGAAACGGAAAGAAAGGGGCAAGCCTCTGGTGGTCATTGTAAACCAGATGCATCTTCTCCGCCATAATGACGATGGACGAGATCTGATTGAACTACTTCAGCAGAAAGCTGAGCAGTGGGCTGCTGCCAATATTGTCACGATGGTTTTCAACTCGGATGATTACTGGGTATACGAACGTCTGAAACAGCTGGCTACCAGAATGGAAGTTCTCCCTGTTACCGATCTACCCAAACAGCAGGCTATATCGGCTCTTCGCCGGTATCGACAGAAATACTGGAAGGAGGCCATTGATCACGATATCCTAGAAGAGGTCTACGAAAGGGTTGGCGGACGCTTGAGCTTTCTGAACAGAGTAGCAAAGAGTAAGAATATGCTTGCCACTTGTGAAATAATTAAGGAGATCGAAAAGAAGTGGTTTCTCAATCAATGTTGGATCCTTGGTAAGGAGATGGACGACGATGTCATGGATCAACAAAAGTGGGCT GCTGCTGCCATGAGCCTAGCCAAGGCTTTGATCGACAAAGAAGACGATATGGCGAATCACGAGACATATGACCCAATCGAAGGTCATAAGCTCCCGACATACAAATTCCATATCGCTCAACAAATCATGACCAGATGCGATTTTATTCGAGACCTTGATAGCTTGAACCTTTTCAGCATCACGAGCCAGGCAGATGTTCGAGCGAGCAGCGTACCAATGCACCGTGCGTTCAGAGAGATTTGCTCCGAGCCTGGTTTTGACAAACACCTGGAGCTTACGATCGAGAGAATTGCCGCCATTGAGAGTTTGGGCCGAACCCGCGAGCTTGTCACAAAAGATTTGGTTCTTGGCGGTCAGTACGAGATCGAGCAAACGCGAAAGGGTATCACAATGAAATTGAAGGAAGGAGAGGAGGAACAACCCGAACAGTGGTTTCCTGGAAACGAGGGACCGCCATGCAAAGATTAA